One window of the Janthinobacterium sp. PAMC25594 genome contains the following:
- a CDS encoding efflux RND transporter permease subunit yields the protein MSPSTPFIKRPVATALLMLAIVLAGLVGFKFLPLAALPQVDFPTIQVQTLYPGASPEVMGQTVTAPLERQFGQMSGLQRMSSTSAAGVSLITLQFTLGQTLDVAEQEVQAAINAGGSLLPTDLPAPPVYAKINPADAPVLTLAITSDTMPLTQVQNIVNTRLALKISQVNGVGLVSLSGGQRPAVRIQGDTKLLASYGLGLDSLRTAIAAANVNSAKGSFDGPTRSFTINANDQLVTADDYKRLIITYKNGAPVRLSDVANVVDSAENTRLGAWSGKRPAIILNVQRQPGANVIKTVDAIKALLPDLQASLPAAMKLDVLSDRTTGIRASVEHVEMELLLSVLLVVLVIFAFLHSMRATVIASLSVPISLIGACGVMYLLGYSLNNLSLMALTIATGFVVDDAIVMIENIARYIEEGETPMAAALKGASQIGFTIISLTVSLIAVLIPLLFMGDVVGRLFREFAMTLAITILISAVVSLTLVPMMSARWLKSRADEKVSATGQRIQAFLDKVIHQYDHALVWVLKRQGLTLLVALATLLLTVILYITIPKGLFPTQDTGQLQARIETSQAVSYERMATLQQAAASALLEDPAVDTLSSLVGVDAANNTMLHTGSMLINLKRPRSGSQDEIMERLRNRVAKVAGVTLYLQPTQDLTIDAESGPTQYRVSLEGADTATVTEWAGKLAARMREQSQLRNVVTDAGATGAAVTVAIDRDSAARMSVTTATVDDALYNAFGQRIISTIFTETNQYRVILEAQPGIVTTPADLSELQVRTGSGKSTPLSAFASVSEKQAPLQITHVAQYPATTLGFDTTQGVALGSAVDAIRQAAKDIALPPSVTLTFLGAAGAYENSLSNQLWLILAAVVCVYIVLGVLYESYIHPLTILSTLPSAGVGALLALMISGQDLGVIGIIGIILLIGIVKKNAIMMIDFAIEAERDEGKSPQEAIHQAALLRFRPILMTTLAALFAAVPLMLGWGEGAELRRPLGLAIFGGLIVSQVLTLFTTPVIYLGFDRLGRRFGSKTGGAVNLDKPGDHPQPGSAA from the coding sequence ATGAGTCCATCGACGCCGTTCATCAAGCGCCCCGTCGCCACGGCGCTGCTGATGCTGGCCATTGTGCTGGCAGGGCTGGTCGGCTTCAAGTTCCTGCCGCTGGCCGCCTTGCCGCAGGTGGACTTCCCCACCATCCAGGTGCAGACCCTGTATCCGGGCGCCAGTCCCGAAGTCATGGGGCAGACCGTCACGGCGCCGCTGGAGCGCCAGTTTGGGCAGATGTCGGGCTTGCAGCGCATGAGTTCCACCAGCGCGGCCGGCGTCTCCCTCATCACCCTGCAATTCACCCTGGGCCAGACCCTGGACGTGGCCGAGCAGGAAGTGCAGGCCGCCATCAACGCGGGCGGCTCGCTGCTGCCGACCGACTTGCCGGCGCCGCCCGTGTACGCGAAGATCAACCCGGCCGACGCGCCCGTGCTGACCCTGGCCATCACGTCGGACACGATGCCGCTGACGCAGGTGCAAAACATCGTCAATACGCGTCTGGCGCTGAAGATCAGCCAGGTCAACGGCGTGGGCCTGGTCTCGCTGTCGGGCGGCCAGCGTCCCGCCGTGCGCATCCAGGGCGACACCAAATTGCTGGCCTCGTACGGCCTGGGCCTCGACAGCCTGCGCACCGCCATCGCGGCGGCCAACGTCAACAGCGCGAAGGGCAGTTTCGACGGTCCCACGCGTTCGTTTACCATCAACGCCAACGACCAGCTGGTGACGGCGGACGACTACAAGCGCCTGATCATCACCTATAAAAATGGCGCGCCCGTGCGCCTGTCCGACGTGGCCAATGTCGTCGACAGCGCGGAAAACACGCGCCTGGGCGCCTGGTCGGGCAAGCGGCCGGCCATCATTTTGAACGTGCAGCGCCAGCCCGGCGCCAACGTCATCAAGACGGTCGACGCCATCAAGGCCCTGCTGCCGGACTTGCAGGCCAGTCTGCCGGCGGCCATGAAGCTCGATGTGCTGAGCGACCGCACCACGGGCATCCGCGCCTCCGTCGAACACGTGGAAATGGAACTGCTGTTGTCCGTGCTGCTGGTGGTGCTGGTGATCTTCGCCTTCCTGCACAGCATGCGCGCCACCGTGATCGCCAGCCTGTCCGTGCCGATTTCGCTGATCGGCGCCTGCGGCGTCATGTATTTGCTCGGCTACAGCCTGAACAACCTCTCCTTGATGGCCTTGACCATCGCCACCGGTTTTGTCGTCGATGACGCCATCGTCATGATCGAAAACATCGCCCGCTACATCGAAGAGGGCGAGACGCCGATGGCCGCGGCCCTGAAAGGCGCGTCGCAGATCGGCTTTACCATCATCTCGCTGACGGTCTCGCTGATCGCCGTGCTGATTCCCTTGCTGTTCATGGGCGACGTGGTGGGCCGCTTGTTCCGCGAATTCGCCATGACCCTGGCCATCACGATCCTGATTTCCGCCGTGGTCTCGCTGACCCTGGTGCCGATGATGTCGGCGCGCTGGCTGAAAAGCCGTGCCGATGAAAAAGTCAGCGCCACGGGCCAGCGCATCCAGGCTTTCCTCGACAAGGTCATCCATCAGTACGACCATGCGCTGGTGTGGGTGCTGAAACGCCAGGGACTGACCTTGCTGGTGGCCCTGGCCACCTTGCTGCTGACCGTAATCCTGTATATAACCATCCCGAAAGGCCTGTTCCCCACGCAGGACACGGGCCAGCTGCAGGCGCGCATCGAAACCTCGCAAGCCGTCTCGTACGAGCGCATGGCCACCTTGCAGCAGGCGGCCGCCAGCGCGTTGCTGGAAGATCCCGCTGTCGATACCCTGAGTTCCCTGGTGGGCGTCGATGCGGCCAACAATACCATGCTGCACACGGGCAGCATGCTGATCAACCTGAAACGCCCGCGCAGCGGCAGCCAGGACGAGATCATGGAGCGCCTGCGCAACCGCGTGGCCAAGGTGGCCGGCGTGACCCTGTATCTGCAGCCGACGCAGGATCTGACCATCGATGCGGAGTCGGGCCCGACGCAGTACCGCGTCTCGCTGGAAGGGGCCGACACGGCCACCGTCACCGAGTGGGCCGGCAAGCTGGCGGCGCGCATGCGCGAGCAATCGCAGTTGCGCAATGTCGTCACGGACGCGGGCGCCACGGGCGCCGCCGTCACCGTGGCGATTGACCGCGACAGCGCCGCGCGCATGTCGGTGACCACGGCCACCGTCGACGACGCGCTGTACAACGCCTTCGGCCAGCGCATTATCTCGACCATTTTCACGGAAACCAACCAGTACCGCGTGATTCTCGAAGCGCAGCCCGGCATCGTCACCACGCCGGCCGACCTGTCGGAACTGCAGGTGCGCACGGGTTCCGGCAAGTCGACGCCGTTGTCCGCGTTTGCCAGCGTCAGCGAAAAACAGGCGCCGCTGCAGATCACGCACGTGGCGCAGTACCCGGCCACGACACTCGGCTTCGACACGACGCAAGGCGTGGCGCTGGGCAGCGCCGTCGACGCCATCCGCCAGGCGGCGAAGGACATCGCCTTGCCGCCATCGGTGACACTGACCTTCCTCGGCGCGGCCGGCGCGTATGAAAATTCGCTGTCGAACCAGCTGTGGCTCATTTTGGCCGCCGTCGTCTGCGTCTACATCGTGCTGGGCGTGCTGTATGAAAGCTACATCCACCCGCTGACGATTTTGTCGACCCTGCCGTCGGCCGGCGTGGGCGCCTTGCTGGCGCTGATGATCTCCGGGCAGGACCTGGGCGTGATCGGCATCATCGGCATCATCCTCTTGATCGGTATCGTCAAGAAGAACGCCATCATGATGATCGACTTCGCCATCGAGGCCGAACGCGACGAAGGGAAAAGCCCGCAGGAAGCCATTCACCAGGCGGCGCTGCTGCGTTTCCGCCCGATCCTGATGACGACCCTGGCGGCCCTGTTCGCGGCCGTGCCGCTGATGCTGGGCTGGGGCGAGGGCGCCGAGTTGCGCCGTCCGCTGGGCCTGGCCATCTTCGGCGGCCTGATCGTCAGCCAGGTGCTGACGCTGTTTACCACGCCCGTCATCTACCTGGGCTTCGACCGCCTGGGCCGCCGTTTCGGCAGCAAGACGGGCGGCGCGGTGAACCTGGATAAACCCGGGGACCATCCTCAGCCGGGGAGCGCCGCGTGA
- a CDS encoding efflux RND transporter permease subunit, which translates to MNLSEPFVKRPIATVLLTIGIALAGIGAFFVLPVSPLPQVDYPTISVSASLPGASPETMATSVATPLERRLGVISGVNEMTSSSGTGSARINLQFDLNRKIDSAAREVQAAIAAARVDLPATLRSNPTYRKANPSDAPVIILALTSKTRTPGQIYDAVSNLVQQKVAQVKGVGDVELGGGSLPAVRVELLPYQLNHYAVSMEDVRAAIQATNANRPKGAISGDARSLQIYSGASTASGGRSAADYRSLVVAWRDGAAIRLDDVAEVVDGVENTNTLGLFNGDPAVIVLITRQPGANVIATVDGVRALLPQLQAQLPGDIKLQVASDSTNSIRSSLHEIEFTLILSIVLVVLVVSAFLRSVRATIIPAVATIVSLLGTFGVMYMLGFSLNNLSLMALTVATGFVVDDAIVVLENTQRHIEAGMDRFKAALLGAREVGFTVLSISLSLVAVFIPLLFMGGQVGRLFREFAVTLSAAVMISLVISLTTTPMMCAWLLKSGEQHKPPGLVARWFERGFERMLKVYEHCLDWALSSAALVMTILVFVVGLNVYLFAAAPKGFFPQQDTGQINGGMRADQSISFQAMQSKLRQLVDIIKDDPAVATVVGFTGGGRAGGGFMFIDLKPASQRTDKGQAVIARLRPQLAKVTGISLFLNPVQDLRMGGRSSNSTYQYTLISDNQADLKKWAAKLADQMKLQPALIDVDTDQAENGVETFVSIDKDRATQLGVQVRDIDNALYNSFGQRQVATIYDELNQYHVIMEVAPRYAQSPEALRSVYVPASIAASTATTTSAAVATSASAVTATTSNTTAARDPSSGSALSTTLAHMVPLSSFSTFAESSTATSINHQGGELATTVSFNLADGYPLSDGQAAVAQAESEIGMPVNVRGSFQGSAKSAQDSNKEQPLLILAAIVVIYIVLGILYESLIHPITVLSTLPSAGVGAVLALLLFRMEFSIIALIGVFLLIGIVKKNAILIIDFALEAERSRGLTAVEAVREACLLRFRPILMTTLAAALGALPLAIGFGEGSELRQPLGVAIIGGLIASQLLTLLTTPVVYILLDKLRTRSADEQQLSRIPGPDNPSTQS; encoded by the coding sequence GTGAACCTGTCCGAACCGTTCGTCAAGCGCCCCATCGCCACCGTGCTGCTGACCATCGGCATCGCGCTGGCGGGCATCGGCGCCTTCTTCGTGCTGCCCGTCTCGCCGCTGCCGCAGGTCGACTATCCGACCATTTCCGTCAGCGCCAGCCTGCCCGGCGCCAGTCCTGAGACCATGGCCACCTCGGTGGCCACGCCGCTGGAGCGGCGCCTGGGCGTGATCTCGGGCGTGAACGAGATGACGTCGTCGTCGGGCACGGGTTCGGCGCGCATCAACCTGCAGTTCGACCTGAACCGCAAGATCGATTCGGCCGCGCGCGAAGTGCAGGCGGCCATTGCCGCCGCGCGCGTGGACTTGCCTGCCACCCTGCGCAGCAATCCGACGTATCGCAAGGCCAATCCATCCGACGCGCCCGTGATCATCCTGGCGCTGACGTCAAAGACGCGCACGCCGGGCCAGATCTACGACGCCGTGTCGAACCTGGTGCAGCAGAAAGTGGCGCAAGTCAAAGGCGTGGGCGACGTGGAACTGGGCGGCGGCTCGCTGCCTGCCGTGCGCGTGGAACTGCTGCCGTACCAGCTCAATCACTATGCCGTGTCGATGGAAGACGTGCGCGCGGCCATCCAGGCCACCAACGCCAACCGGCCCAAGGGGGCGATTTCCGGCGACGCGCGCAGCCTGCAGATCTATTCGGGCGCCAGCACGGCCTCGGGCGGGCGCAGCGCGGCCGACTACCGCAGCCTGGTGGTGGCCTGGCGCGACGGCGCCGCCATCCGTCTCGACGACGTGGCCGAGGTGGTCGACGGCGTGGAAAATACGAATACCCTGGGCCTGTTCAACGGCGACCCGGCCGTCATCGTGCTGATCACGCGCCAGCCTGGCGCCAACGTCATCGCCACGGTCGACGGCGTGCGCGCGCTGCTGCCGCAACTGCAGGCGCAGCTGCCCGGCGACATCAAGCTGCAGGTGGCATCCGACAGCACCAATTCCATCCGCTCGTCCCTGCACGAGATCGAATTCACCTTGATCCTGTCCATCGTGCTCGTCGTGCTGGTGGTCAGCGCCTTTTTGCGCAGCGTGCGCGCCACCATCATCCCCGCCGTGGCCACCATCGTCTCTTTGCTGGGCACTTTCGGCGTGATGTACATGCTGGGTTTCAGCCTGAACAACCTGTCGCTGATGGCGTTGACGGTGGCCACCGGCTTTGTCGTCGACGACGCCATCGTGGTGCTGGAAAACACGCAGCGCCACATCGAGGCCGGCATGGACCGTTTCAAGGCGGCCCTGCTGGGCGCGCGCGAAGTGGGTTTTACGGTGCTGTCGATCAGCCTGTCGCTGGTGGCCGTCTTCATCCCGCTGCTGTTCATGGGCGGGCAGGTGGGGCGCTTGTTCCGCGAATTTGCCGTGACCCTGTCGGCCGCCGTGATGATTTCGCTGGTCATTTCATTGACCACCACGCCGATGATGTGCGCCTGGCTGCTGAAGAGCGGCGAGCAGCACAAGCCGCCCGGCCTGGTCGCGCGCTGGTTCGAACGCGGTTTCGAGCGCATGCTGAAAGTGTATGAACACTGCCTGGACTGGGCGCTGTCCAGCGCCGCGCTGGTGATGACCATCCTCGTGTTCGTCGTCGGCCTGAACGTGTATCTGTTCGCGGCCGCGCCCAAGGGCTTTTTCCCGCAGCAGGATACGGGCCAGATCAATGGCGGCATGCGCGCCGACCAGAGCATCTCGTTCCAGGCCATGCAGAGTAAATTGCGCCAGCTGGTCGACATCATCAAGGACGATCCGGCCGTCGCCACCGTCGTGGGCTTCACGGGCGGCGGACGGGCAGGGGGCGGCTTCATGTTCATCGACCTGAAACCCGCGTCGCAGCGCACCGACAAGGGCCAGGCCGTGATTGCCCGTCTGCGTCCGCAGCTGGCCAAGGTGACGGGCATTTCCCTGTTCCTCAACCCCGTGCAGGATTTGCGCATGGGCGGGCGCTCCAGCAACTCGACCTACCAGTACACCCTGATCAGCGACAACCAGGCGGACCTGAAGAAATGGGCGGCGAAGCTGGCCGACCAGATGAAGCTGCAGCCGGCCCTGATCGACGTCGATACGGACCAGGCGGAAAACGGCGTGGAAACCTTTGTTTCCATCGACAAGGACCGCGCCACGCAGCTGGGCGTGCAGGTGCGCGACATCGACAACGCGCTGTACAACAGCTTCGGCCAGCGCCAGGTGGCGACCATCTACGATGAGCTGAACCAGTACCACGTGATCATGGAAGTGGCGCCGCGTTATGCGCAAAGTCCGGAAGCGCTGCGCTCCGTGTATGTGCCGGCGTCGATTGCCGCCAGCACTGCCACGACCACCAGCGCAGCCGTGGCCACCAGCGCATCGGCGGTCACCGCGACGACGTCGAACACGACGGCCGCGCGCGATCCGTCCAGCGGCTCGGCCCTGTCCACGACCCTGGCGCACATGGTGCCGCTGTCCTCGTTCAGCACCTTCGCGGAAAGCTCGACGGCCACGTCGATCAACCACCAGGGCGGCGAGCTGGCCACCACCGTGTCGTTCAACCTGGCCGACGGTTATCCGCTCAGCGACGGGCAGGCGGCCGTGGCCCAGGCGGAGTCGGAAATCGGCATGCCGGTGAATGTGCGCGGCAGCTTCCAGGGTTCGGCGAAGAGCGCGCAGGACAGCAACAAGGAGCAGCCGCTCTTGATCCTGGCGGCCATCGTGGTGATCTACATCGTGCTGGGCATCCTGTACGAAAGCCTGATCCACCCGATCACCGTGCTGTCGACCCTGCCCTCGGCGGGGGTGGGCGCCGTGCTGGCGCTGCTGCTGTTCCGCATGGAGTTTTCCATCATCGCCCTGATCGGCGTGTTCCTGTTGATCGGTATCGTCAAGAAAAATGCTATATTGATCATCGACTTCGCGCTGGAGGCCGAGCGTTCGCGCGGCTTGACAGCGGTGGAAGCGGTGCGCGAGGCATGTTTGCTGCGTTTCCGCCCCATTCTGATGACCACCCTGGCGGCGGCGCTTGGCGCCTTGCCGCTGGCGATCGGTTTCGGCGAGGGGTCCGAGCTACGCCAGCCCTTGGGGGTCGCCATCATCGGCGGCCTGATTGCCAGCCAGTTACTCACATTGCTGACCACCCCGGTGGTCTACATCCTGCTCGACAAGCTGCGCACGCGCAGCGCCGACGAGCAGCAATTGAGCCGCATTCCTGGGCCAGATAACCCGAGCACACAATCATGA
- a CDS encoding efflux transporter outer membrane subunit gives MKQIKPIVSTVPARHLLALAAAAVLLAGCAVSPAYETPTAAAPQTFKEAAGWQPAVPADTLERGPWWTLFGDAQLNQLAEGIDISNQNVAAAIAAYEQARALVREQRASLFPTVNLTGSGARSGGGGEQQTNNNFKAAIGASWEPDIWGRLRAGVTGADASASASAADLAAARLSAQGELATNYFSLRQSDAQIALLNSTIDGYKRVLDITGNRFNSGIAARSDLLQAQTQLANAQIDLSSQTRARAQLEHAIAILLGKAPSDFSLAVAPWTLTVPEVPLGVPSTLLQRRPDIAAAERRVAVANEQIGIARSAYYPSLNLTGSYGSGASRVGDLFNASSSLWSLGVSAAQTLFNAGATTASVDAAKAGHEAAVARYRQTVLSAFGAVEDQLSATRALAEQLALRQQASSAADQVEQQMLNRYNAGQVGYTDVVTAQVTALSARRSLVQAQADRQTTAVALIQSLGGGWHVPQAQ, from the coding sequence ATGAAGCAAATAAAACCTATCGTATCGACCGTCCCCGCACGCCACCTGCTGGCATTGGCGGCGGCCGCAGTTCTCCTGGCCGGCTGCGCCGTCAGTCCCGCGTATGAAACGCCGACGGCCGCCGCGCCGCAAACGTTCAAGGAGGCGGCCGGCTGGCAGCCAGCCGTGCCGGCCGACACGCTGGAGCGGGGCCCGTGGTGGACCCTGTTCGGCGACGCGCAGCTGAACCAGCTGGCCGAAGGCATCGACATATCAAACCAGAACGTGGCGGCCGCCATCGCCGCGTACGAGCAGGCGCGCGCGCTGGTGCGCGAACAGCGCGCCTCGCTGTTCCCGACCGTGAACCTGACGGGCAGCGGCGCGCGCTCCGGTGGCGGCGGCGAGCAGCAGACGAACAACAACTTCAAGGCCGCCATCGGCGCCTCGTGGGAACCGGATATCTGGGGCCGCTTGCGCGCCGGCGTGACGGGCGCCGATGCCAGCGCCAGCGCCAGCGCGGCGGACCTGGCAGCGGCGCGCCTGTCGGCGCAGGGCGAGCTGGCCACCAATTACTTTTCGCTGCGCCAGAGCGATGCGCAGATCGCGCTGCTCAATTCGACGATCGACGGCTACAAGCGGGTGCTCGACATCACCGGCAACCGTTTCAACTCGGGCATCGCCGCCAGGTCCGACCTGCTGCAGGCGCAGACGCAGCTGGCCAATGCGCAGATCGACCTGTCGAGCCAGACGCGCGCGCGCGCGCAGCTGGAACACGCGATCGCGATTTTGCTGGGCAAAGCACCGTCCGACTTCAGCCTGGCCGTGGCGCCGTGGACCCTGACCGTGCCCGAGGTGCCGCTGGGCGTGCCCTCGACCCTGCTGCAGCGCCGGCCCGACATCGCGGCCGCCGAGCGCAGGGTGGCCGTGGCCAACGAGCAGATCGGCATCGCCCGCTCCGCCTACTATCCGAGCCTGAATTTGACGGGATCGTATGGTTCCGGTGCCAGCCGTGTGGGCGACCTGTTCAATGCATCGTCGAGCCTGTGGTCGCTGGGCGTGTCGGCCGCGCAAACGCTGTTCAACGCGGGCGCCACCACGGCCAGCGTGGACGCGGCCAAGGCGGGGCATGAGGCGGCCGTGGCGCGCTACCGCCAGACGGTATTGAGTGCCTTTGGCGCCGTGGAAGACCAGTTGTCGGCCACGCGCGCGCTGGCCGAGCAGCTGGCCTTGCGCCAGCAGGCGTCGTCCGCCGCCGACCAGGTGGAGCAGCAGATGCTGAACCGCTACAACGCGGGCCAGGTCGGCTACACGGACGTGGTGACGGCGCAAGTGACGGCCCTGTCGGCGCGCCGTTCGCTGGTGCAGGCGCAGGCGGACCGCCAGACGACGGCCGTGGCCCTGATCCAGTCGCTGGGCGGCGGCTGGCATGTGCCGCAGGCGCAGTAG